From Spea bombifrons isolate aSpeBom1 chromosome 6, aSpeBom1.2.pri, whole genome shotgun sequence, a single genomic window includes:
- the LOC128500186 gene encoding calreticulin-like, translated as MRWFLLLAPMLLTVYAETIVYFQDYFDDGDDEWEKRWTMSKNKSDYGKFQLSAGKFYGDPEKDKGIQTIQDWKFYALSARFEPFSNEGQTLVIQYTVKHEQGIDCGGGYVKLFPADLNQTQMNRESQYYIMFGPDICGTIHEKLHVIFNYKGKNHLIKKDIKCKHDELTHLYTLILRPNNTYIVKIDNENVENGTLEDDWDFLQPKKIIDLNATKPLDWDEREKIEDPDDKRPDDWEETELIPDPEARKPNDWDSSMDGEWEAPVIPNPKYKGIWKPRIIDNPNYKGEWVRPDTDNPDYVPDPTIYKYDNIGVIGLDLWQVKSGTIFDNFLITNNETYAEIIGNLTWGLTKEPEMTMKQIQDEESDAKDERKQRWKRLEKEFERLEQMEKDGTLEQGGRHKIQEMIDRVTGKVKDEEKPKGIEEIKGMKEKSKERGGEQKEEGKREVIQEKKDGQKQEEEAKQYKGVKEEETEEEQERESGAEEEVKQTGVKEMEQEQEVEGKPEEEVKQETVQEKEDEGRREEAHEKVEEQTQKDKSQQTQLEEQENTKSVSKDEL; from the exons ATGAGGTGGTTCCTGCTCTTGGCACCTATGCTGCTGACCGTGTATGCAGAGACCATCGTTTATTTTCAGGATTATTTTGATGATGGAG ATGATGAATGGGAGAAACGATGGacaatgtcaaaaaataaatctgattaTGGTAAATTCCAGCTGTCTGCAGGGAAATTCTATGGCGATCCAGAGAAAGATAAAG GTATACAAACGATTCAAGACTGGAAGTTTTATGCACTGTCTGCTCGATTTGAACCGTTCAGCAATGAAGGCCAGACATTAGTGATTCAGTACACTGTGAAGCATGAACAAGGGATTGACTGCGGCGGAGGGTACGTGAAATTATTTCCTGCTGACCTGAACCAGACACAGATGAATCGGGAATCTCAGTACTATATCATGTTTG GTCCTGACATATGTGGAACAATCCATGAAAAGCTCCATGTTATCTTTAATTACAAGGGAAAAAATCATTTGATTAAAAAGGATATAAAATGCAAG CATGATGAATTAACCCACTTGTACACTTTGATTTTACGTCCCAACAATACGTACATAGTTAAGATTGACAATGAAAATGTGGAAAATGGAACCTTGGAAGACGACTGGGATTTTCTACAGCCAAAGAAAATTATAGACCTAAATGCTACCAAACCGCTAGACTGGGATGAAAGGGAGAAGATTGAGGATCCTGATGACAAGAGACCAGAT GACTGGGAAGAAACGGAGCTCATTCCAGATCCAGAGGCGAGAAAGCCAAACGACTGGGATTCCAGTATGGACGGAGAATGGGAAGCTCCAGTGATTCCAAACCCAAAATACAAG GGAATATGGAAACCACGGATAATAGACAATCCAAACTACAAGGGAGAGTGGGTTCGACCAGATACTGATAACCCCGACTACGTTCCAGATCCTACCATTTATAAGTATGACAACATTGGGGTAATTGGCTTGGACCTGTGGCAG GTGAAATCAGGCACCATATTTGACAATTTTCTTATCACAAATAATGAAACTTATGCTGAGATTATTGGGAATTTGACATGGGGACTGACAAAG GAACCAGAAATGACAATGAAACAAATACAAGATGAAGAAAGCGATGCAAAAGATGAGCGAAAGCAGAGATGGAAAAGATTAGAAAAAGAGTTTGAAAGATTGGAACAAATGGAAAAAGACGGGACATTGGAACAAGGAGGAAGACATAAAATTCAGGAAATGATAGACAGGGTAACGGGAAAAGTCAAAGACGAAGAAAAACCCAAAGGCATAGAGGAAATAAAAGGTATGAAAGAAAAATCAaaggaaagaggaggagaacAGAAAGAGGAAGGAAAACGAGAAGTAATCCAAGAAAAGAAAGACGGACAAAAACAGGAAGAGGAAGCAAAACAATACAAGGgtgtaaaagaagaagaaacggAAGAGGAACAGGAACGGGAGAGTGGAGCGGAAGAGGAAGTAAAACAAACAGGCGTAAAAGAAATGGAACAAGAACAGGAAGTGGAAGGaaaaccagaagaggaagtaaAACAAGAAACTGTACAAGAGAAGGAAGATGAAGGAAGACGGGAGGAAGCACACGAAAAGGTAGAGGAACAAACACAGAAAGATAAAAGTCAGCAAACTCAGTTGGAAGAACAAGAGAACACAAAATCTGTTTCTAAAGATGAACTATAA